AAATCTGCTTTATTTGTTTATTCTATTTTGATAGTATCAAAATGTTGGTGCAGGTTTATACACCATAGAATTCCAGAAAAGGGGTTTACCTCATACGCACATCCTGCTTTTCTTACACCCATCTATGAAAAATCCTTCTCCAGAATATATTGACACCATAATAAGGGCAGAAATACCGGACATCAATGTCGACCCTGATGCCTATAACGCGGTCAAGAAATCTATGCTTCACGGGCCGTGTGGTCAAGCCAATGTATCCTCTCCTTGTATGCAACAGGGAAAATGCACCAAATTTTTCCCAAAGAAATTTAATGACACCACCACAATTGGAGAAGATGGGTTCCCAATATATAGGCGCAGGAATACAGGAATTATTGTGGAAAAAAATGGCACCCTCCTGGACAATCGTTATGTCATCCCTTACAACAGAAATTTATCAGTCAAATTTGATGCTCATTTTAACATTGAACTCTGTAACAGCACAAGATCTATcaaatatttattcaaatatattaACAAAGGCCCAGATAGAGCAACCGCAGTGATTGAGACCGCCGACGAGCGGGATGAAATTAAAGCATACCTTGACTGTAGGTAAGTGCTATGTGttgtaaaagaaaaaaaaactaactttttaaaatttatgtaaGAACATGTAAGTTTTATGATCAAGGAAGCTTTTCGATTTAACTATCTATAATATTTACATACCTTTCATGTTTACCTTTATCAGATACATATCAGCATGTGAGGCTTGCTGGAGAATTTTTCAATTCGGCATCAACTACAGGTACCCAGCGGTTGAGCGATTACCTTTTCACCTGCCCAATGAGCATACTGTTATATTTGAGGAAAGCAGGTGCATTGAAAACGTGCTCAGTATGCCCGGAATAGACAAAACAAAATTCACAGAATGGTTGGAGACAAACAGGAAGAATGAGGATGCCCGCAGTCTTACTTATGCAGAATTCCCCCAACACTGGGTTTGGAATTCCAAGGGTAAATTATGGACCAAGCGGAAAAAAGGGAATGCAGTTGGTAGAATTTACTTTGCACATCCGTCAAGTGGAGAACGTTTCTATATGCGCATGCTCCTAAATTTTGTAAAGGGAAGCACATCATTTGAGTGCATTAGAACGATAAATGGTGTGACATATCCCACTTTCAAAGCTGCATGTTATGCTTTAGGATTATTGGATGATGACAGAGAATGGATTGATTGCTTATCTGAGGCTGCAGTTTGGGCAACAGGAAATGAGTTACGCAATCTCTTTGTCACAATGCTCATCTTTTGCCAAGTTTCCAATATACCAGAACTTTGGAAAACTCATTCAACAATACTCTCGGAAGATATGCTTTACTTGCAAAGAAAAAGGTTTCAGGTACCTGACCTACAACTAACACAAGAACAAATTGAGTCATATGCACTGGTTGAAATTGAAGGTCTTATGCAAAAATTAGGCAAGAGCCTAAAGGACATAGATGGGACGCCACAACCAGATTCTTCACTCACGCGAGATTTATTAAATAGATTGCTGAATGAGGAGCTGGATTATGATCATGCTGCTTTGAAGATCTTGCATGAGAAATCATTAAATGATTTAAATCAATTCCAAAAAGGTGCTTATGACGTAATTTTACACTCAGTTCAGAATGATGAAGGCAGATTGTTCTTCATCAGTGGTCATGGTGGCACAGGAAAAACATTCTTATGGAATACAATCACTTCTAAATTAAGATCAGAGTCGCTGATAGTCCCACCTGTTGCTACTTCAGGGTTAGCATCGTTGTTACTACCGAATGGTCGGACAACACACTCCCGATTTCGCATCCCATTGGACATAACAGCTGAATCTACATGTGAGATTAAACATGGTACGCAATTAGCCAAACTTCTTCAAAAAACTTCTCTTATTATTTGGGATGAGGCACCAATGACCCACAAATATTGTTTTGAAGCTCTGGACAAGACCTTAAGAGACTTGCTAAACACACGGTATGATAATTGTCGATCTAAGCCCTTTGGAGGCCTTACAGTCGTGTGTGGTGGGGATTTCCGCCAGATTCTACCTGTTATCCCGCAAGGTGAACGCGTGGATATTATTAATGCCTCACTTAACTCATCTTACCTTTGGCCtcattttgaaatttttgagcTAAAACAAAATATGAGGCTACACAGGGAAGGGATTGATGAAATAGAAGCCGAGAAAATAGCATCATTTGATAGATGGCTCTTGCAGATCAGGGATGGTTCCCTATACGAAAATCCAGCACAGGAACTGATAAGAATTCCACCAGAATTGTGCAGCCCAACAACCGAGAATCCAATGGAAGGCATTGTCGGCGAAGTCTACCCTTCTTTGTTGGAAAATTACAAGAAAATTGCATACATAAAAGAACGTGCTATATTGACACCAAAAAATGAAACAGCCCATGAATTGAATGACTTTCTAATGAACATGATATCGGGAGAAGGGAGAACATATCTAAGCTCCGATAGTGTGTGCAAGGCGAGCATTAAGGCTGATGATGATTTGTTATACCCCCCAGAATTTTTGAATAGTTTAAGGTTCAGTGGAGTCCCAAACCATGATATACGACTTAAGGAAGGAACCCCCATCATGCTTCTCAGAAACTTAAATCAATCTGCGGGTCTTTGTAATGGCACACGACTAATAGTCACCCGTCTAGGCAAATGGTCTATTCGAGGAGACATAATTTCTGGAGCAAAAGTTGGTCAAAATGTTACCATCCCGCGAATCATCATGTCTCCGAAAGAATCAAAATGGCCATTTAAACTTAATAGGCGTCAACTACCAGTAACACCATGTTTCGCAATGACAATTAATAAAAGTCAGGGCCAGTCTTTAAACCGTGTAGGTCTGTACCTTCCTAGCCAGGTATTCACCCATGGACATGTGTATGTGGCTCTGTCAAGGGTCACTGGAATAGAAGGCTTGATCATTGTCAATGCTGATACTGAGGTCAAGGACCAGGCTCTAATCAAAAACATTGTTTACAAAGAGGTCTTCGAGAACATTCAGGCGCCCACACGTGACAGCTGTAAGACATCAGACCATGCTACCTCTTTTGTTAGGCATAAAGTATATAACTTATTGCATCTGTGCATTTTTCTGCTATCCATAGTTCAACTATAATGCAAAAAAAATAATATCGCATAGTCATACATAGCATTTAATATCACACATTGGCTAATAACCAAGGAACATGAAAATAGAATATTTTTAAGAACTCTAAGCAATCTTCACTCTAGATGAATGTTTAACAAATTGGGGTATTGCTCCATTGTGttcttattatatttaaatattttgtaGTGTTTCCCAATTTACTAGGTGTATCTAGACACTGGAAACAATAAATATGTGCTtatccaaaaaattaaatccacCTAAAATTTAAAACCTAACTACAAATGTTGTTAATTTATAGAATTAAGCCTAAGATTCTTAAGATGATCCATAAATGTTTCTCTTTAATTCATTCTCTATTTTATTCTCAGCCCAACACATTGGCATATCTGGGCTGCCGGTGGAAAACACAGCAGAATAGATGTTCCATCCAGCAACTTGCTCAGCCCCTGCAAAAAAGGTTATAAATTCTAGGATGTTAAATCATTTAAATTTGTACTTAGATATCAATCTTCCACTTGCATCATACTGCACTCCCCCTATAGGAATTATCATGTTTATATTTTCTTCAAAGTGCCAAACATGCTCTCATTCATGTTGCTAACCACACAACTAACATGCATTGATTCTGTTATTTTTATCAATGTAAATTTTTTTCCTCAGAATTTTTTTTCCCATTGTTGATCAATACATTTCCTCATTATAGGCATGTTTCATATATTAGCTCTACTGTCTCTTTTAAAAATGAGATATGTAAATTCTAGGAAAATTTTGTTTAGATCAAAACTTTCGGTTGCTCAAACTTTAAATCCGCATATGAAATTTAGATAAAAGAGAGTTACGAGAAGCTGGCATGGGATATTAGACCTCTCCTATATTTGTACCAAAATTCTTTTATGTCGATTTAATTTCAAAACTTTCAGGTTCATATTGTTTTTAGATAATCTGTATTTTATAAAAAATGCAATGAAATATATTTTTTGCTAAGAGTGATGATTAACAGATCTATTAGCCTAATAGGCGGAGTTTAATCAAACGTTATTATTCATTTTATAGTTCTTTGCACTTAGTGACGTTATCTTCTTTTAGGCCTTTGCAATGACCTTTACTCCTGCATCTGTAAAAATTCATGTTTGTACTATGTAATTAACCAACTAAATATTAGGGCGCTACATTCCTTTTTATTTATACAAAAGCCGGGTTGTACCTAGAGGCCTTGAAAATTCTTAAGCAAGTGATTGCTTATGAACCCCTGTCTCAGTTTCTGTATACCCAGGGTTTCGCTTCAATTGAATGTGATTCATTATGTTAATTGTCTGAATTTTCATTTTTAAGTCTTTTATTCATTAATCTTGCACCTGGTCTACCAGACTATCATCAGTTTGCATTCCATTTGCCCCCAATCATACTTTATTATTTTCATTGTTTATCATAGAAGTGAAATCAATGTTTCACAATGTGCAATATCTGTTAAAGTGATACATAGTAGGCTGTTAAGATTCTTTAAACTAAGCCGCGGCTCTTTGATGTTGGTAGGAAACTTGGTTGGAGGTGTATTTTGGATATGTCAAATGCTAGCTTAGTTCTTAAGTATCTAACAAGCTTTGCCTTTCATTTGTTAACCACTCACCAGGAAGGTGATAGAAGACCCAGCGGATGCTTCAGCGGGCCATCAATAAAGGGAAGATGAACTTTTAGTTCAACCTGCCAAAATCTCGGGAATTCAAAGGCAGAAAAATAGGAAACTGGTAACATGCATGCTCTTGGTTGTTACTGCAAAATGATGCAGATCAAGTATTCTATTTTGTAAACCTACATGACCTGTGTAAAACAAAAAACACACATCTAGAATGATTTTTCCTCAACTACAAGACCACAATCACTTCAAAATTACATGTCATGCGTAAAACTGTTTACAATTCTATTACAGATAAGGCTAGAGCTAGCCCTTGCCGTGCATTGTTTTTAAAGCTATTTATGACTAATTTTCTAAAGCATGGTTAATTAGATGATTAATAACCTTCCTTTAATCCCCCGGGTGATAAAAGATCTCCATACTAGGTATTTTCAACTTATGTAAACTCATCTATGTAAAATTTTGTTTGTCATTGATGCTGGTAAGGTTGTTTGCGGTCACACATACAGTTGTTTTAAAGTAGCGATACCATTTAGCCCCTTTCATCTGCATGTTAAAAGATGTCATAATGCAACAAATCAGACGCCCAGTTTCCTGCAACAACTATGTTGAAGTGAGGGACAAAATGGTTGTAGAAGTACATGGTTCTGTGACTAGCAATGCAATGCACTCATGGTGTAGTAAGTTGAGGGGCTGTGAGACTTTTAGATGCTTCACAAACCGCGCGAAGCGCGGTTTCTTCACCTAGTTTAGATTTAAAAGCGGTAAATATCTCCCGTTCAGTGATTGAAAGATTATAATAGCAAAAAAAAATCCTCCAAATATGAAATTTTAGCAAGTCCAACATTACGCTAACTCAATtcttaaatataatataaaaaattagtttttaataaattaaaatttgaagAAGTGTGTTTGTCTCCAACAATATTACTTAAACTTGTTCCTTATACccataataatatattataaaataaggGTTAGATGATTTTTAAAAAGATGGTGTTAGTTCTTAAAAATAAAGAGTAAATGGATGATTTTAGTAATTTTAGTGATTTAAGTAATCACTAAGAGAATAGTAATCACTAAGAGACTGCTGGAACATACTTTTCTTCCTCGTTCCTTAAATTTCAACTTAAAAGTTCTGGTTTGTTGGGCCCGCTCTTAGAGTTATTAGCTAGCTTTAGTCATCAAATTTCACTTACTATTACTCCTTCTGTCCCATTGAATTCTATACATCACTTTTTGGCACGTTTTTCAATACTCGTTTAAAttataatttcataatattttttttattttttttctaaataaaagttctatgtttaaacttttattcaattttttttaaaaaaacattatgaaactatattttatataagtctcgaaatacgtgcaaatagtGTATGTATAGATCCTAGAGCGACGGAGGGAGTAAAAGATATTTAGCAAAAAAACAAAGTTTAACTTAAAAGGTTATATTCTTGTTCTTTCACGAGGAGATCAATCGCATCCGACTATGCATTCTTAGAATTGTATATGTTTTATTTTTGATAAATAAAAAGGAGTTTTCGTTAacttaaatataatataatcgGTACAAACCAACAACTGTTGATACAACCGGTTTGAAAAATGAATAACATgctaaaaataattatatgatTTGTCTCTTGATAGTTTTACGCActgaatttaaaaattcttgaagaTAAAAATGAAATTAACGACATTTCAAGCGATCCAAACTGCACCAACATCCGTGAAAATAGCAACATCACAGTTGACCATATCACGTAAAAATCATTGTTAGCCCAGTGTTCAGAAACACCAAACACATAAACTGAGATTGGAGAAGCGCCACCCAGCTATTAGGGATGTCAATTTGTACCGAACCGATGGATACCCGATCCGTACCGATCGGATCGGGTTTTACCGAACCCGAATATTTCGGGTTTAGATTCGGGTTCGGGTTTTATTTTTAAACCCGAACCATTTTCGGGTCGGGTTTGGTTTTAAGGCATACCGTTCCGAACTCGACCCGAAAACCCGAAACCCGTTCCGTTCAGACCCGAACCCGATCTGAAACCcgtgttaatatataaataatattttatattttaaaagtagtaatataatatataatataacaTATTACTAATATTAGTTCTAAAAAATTATACTGTTTACAAATTATTGCATTAAAATCGTTGAAATATGTTTTTAGCAAGCATGTTCAATACAAGTATACTAAAGGTCAAGATTATTGCATTATTTCACTAACAATTGTATTCATAGAGGTATGATCCATTGTCTTATCTGAATCCTCTAATTCAACCCCAAAAATTTAAATATCGTCGTATTTATTTGCACTTTACTCAAATCAGATTATAGTAATTTTTCACTAGAATTTGTGCAAATTAATGTGCAATTTAATAGTGATTtacaaacccgaacccgaaccgaaCCCGATGGGTTCGGGTTTGGGTTTAGTGGTTCGGGTTTTtccgggttcgggttcgggtttggcaAAAATAACCGGGTTCGGGTTTGGTTTTTGCCAAACCCATTTCGAccgacccgattgccatccctaCCAGCTATCTGCATGTCGAATACCATCTATACACGTACCAAAGGTACCCCACctatctacatgccggatacTAGCTATAAACATGTCGGAAGGGTAAACCCTCGAAGGTTGCACAATCTTTGGTTGTGAAAGGTCATCTTTTACAATAATCATAACCGCTCCAGATTCGATGAAGGCTTTCCAGATCACCAAAAATACCAACAAAATTGTTCTCAACAGATCGAACGCCAAATAAACTCAAGTATAactgaataaaaatataacaaaacACTCCAAAAAGAGAGACAAAACACGCACTCCAACGGGAGAGACACGCAAACCCAAAAAATTGGGTTTTATTGAAAACAAATTAAcgagaataaaagaaaatgaagatgttGGGCATTTTCACCGGAGAAAACCAGTAAAATCCCCTCGATTAACTTGAAAAAGGACATAATTATACTTATTTTAATCATGAATGtcacactacaccatatatggcctatTATAACAGTATTTTTCAGTGTAACCAGCTAAACTGTTACCATAGATGCCTAAAAGCTTTTTTAGCCATctatagttatatttatttttaatgtAACTGTTGGTGTCATTTAGTGTAACCATAGAGAAAATGAGACATTTACGGTTACACTAAAATTAATGTTACCATTGGTCTTAATAAAGAGTAACTAAAAACTGAAATTTTAGGCGGCTGATTAATTTACACAGAAGCGGGGAAtgaaatttattaaaaaaagtCAAGGATGGGGTTTGAAAATTTAATAAAACATTACTTTTGTCCTAAACTCTCAcatttcactctctctctcacacacattTCTTCCCCTTCTCTCTAAACTTTTTTCTTTGACAATCGATTTGGTCCCAAACTGGTGTCTGAGTTCAACTTCTTCAAGTTGGTGTCTGAGTTCAATCGGGTCAACAAGCTGGTGTTTGAGTTCAATCGGGTCAACAATCAATTTGGGCTTCTTGTTTACAATCAGGTCTTCTTGTTGACAATCAGATCTTTTTCTTCTACAATCGGATTTCTGACTTATGGTTTTTTTTCCAATCGAGGTTTCCGACTTAGGGTTTCTTTTAAAGGTATTTTTCTGAGTTGTGGCTTTGAATTAGGGGTTTTTTGTTTATTTGTTTatttgaaatatttttctgaAGTGGGGTTGTGAATTGCATGTACTTGAATTGGGTCtttgtttatttttgtttttaaaagTCTCTAATTGCATGTGAATTGAGGCTTAAAACAAACTCATTTGTGCTTTATCAAAATGAATttgtttaaaaatatatttgtttaAGTTTGATGAAATGAAGTTTAAGATTTATGTTTCTGTAACTACTTGTATTTTCGATTGACCATTTGCATGTTGAATTTGTTTACAATCGTACTGAGATATTTTTTGGGAACTGATATTTTATACGCATTACCTTTTCGTGTCATTTGCTTTAAATTTTCGATGAAGATCTTGAGTTCAAATTTTACGTAACATGATTGATAGGTAAGAGAGTTGAACAATATAGAAGATGTTTTGTGCGTATATCTGTGTTTAAATGATTGTAAAATTATAGTATGTACTGTGAGACGTATGTTTTGTATCTGAGtgtttaaaaatttaaatttagtGTGATTTTAAGATAGTCCAGAAAATCATGGTAGAATATATGTAATGGTGTAATGATATGATACTATAATATTAATCATATGAGATTTAACAAAACACGAGTGTGTGAGGCTTGCTAAAACACGTGTGAGCCCTGCTAAAATGTGGTTAGTGGAATAAAAACAACTTTAATTTATTTAGGCCTGCGTAATGATTATATCTTTAGTTAGTTAGTATATACAAAGTTATTACTAAATGAAACAAAGTTAACGATTAAAAAAGAGTTACTATGTATTTTATATCAAGTAGCACCAATGTCTAATTGTATAATGTTGAACAGTAGGTAGTATGACCGAGGAAGGTATAACTTGGTTGAATCTTCCCAAGTATACCAAAGATTATAGGTATGGAGTCAAATTGTATGTGAAGAAAGAGATGGCCAATTTCGACAGAGGAGACCAAATTAAGTG
The sequence above is drawn from the Apium graveolens cultivar Ventura chromosome 2, ASM990537v1, whole genome shotgun sequence genome and encodes:
- the LOC141693869 gene encoding uncharacterized protein LOC141693869, which codes for MAYALIHPYGEDGYRLGIPLAERGSQTSKRQTLTMCQYYCFRFQQRSTEGHTLLLAGHLLQQYIVDAYMAVEQERFRWVRTHQSELRTELYSGLMDAVHHGDSTSSTVGKSVILPSSHTGGLRYRAQNYQDAMAICRWVGYPDLFITFTCNPKWKEINDMLSLIGQKNDSNRVDIICRVFEIKLQQLIHYIKKEQPFGKVMACLYTIEFQKRGLPHTHILLFLHPSMKNPSPEYIDTIIRAEIPDINVDPDAYNAVKKSMLHGPCGQANVSSPCMQQGKCTKFFPKKFNDTTTIGEDGFPIYRRRNTGIIVEKNGTLLDNRYVIPYNRNLSVKFDAHFNIELCNSTRSIKYLFKYINKGPDRATAVIETADERDEIKAYLDCRYISACEACWRIFQFGINYRYPAVERLPFHLPNEHTVIFEESRCIENVLSMPGIDKTKFTEWLETNRKNEDARSLTYAEFPQHWVWNSKGKLWTKRKKGNAVGRIYFAHPSSGERFYMRMLLNFVKGSTSFECIRTINGVTYPTFKAACYALGLLDDDREWIDCLSEAAVWATGNELRNLFVTMLIFCQVSNIPELWKTHSTILSEDMLYLQRKRFQVPDLQLTQEQIESYALVEIEGLMQKLGKSLKDIDGTPQPDSSLTRDLLNRLLNEELDYDHAALKILHEKSLNDLNQFQKGAYDVILHSVQNDEGRLFFISGHGGTGKTFLWNTITSKLRSESLIVPPVATSGLASLLLPNGRTTHSRFRIPLDITAESTCEIKHGTQLAKLLQKTSLIIWDEAPMTHKYCFEALDKTLRDLLNTRYDNCRSKPFGGLTVVCGGDFRQILPVIPQGERVDIINASLNSSYLWPHFEIFELKQNMRLHREGIDEIEAEKIASFDRWLLQIRDGSLYENPAQELIRIPPELCSPTTENPMEGIVGEVYPSLLENYKKIAYIKERAILTPKNETAHELNDFLMNMISGEGRTYLSSDSVCKASIKADDDLLYPPEFLNSLRFSGVPNHDIRLKEGTPIMLLRNLNQSAGLCNGTRLIVTRLGKWSIRGDIISGAKVGQNVTIPRIIMSPKESKWPFKLNRRQLPVTPCFAMTINKSQGQSLNRVGLYLPSQVFTHGHVYVALSRVTGIEGLIIVNADTEVKDQALIKNIVYKEVFENIQAPTRDSSQHIGISGLPVENTAE